One Archaeoglobus neptunius DNA segment encodes these proteins:
- a CDS encoding S4 domain-containing protein: MRLDVLLVKKGYFSTRSKAKEAIRRGFVKVDGRVVTKPSTDADLNAKIEVLVDEKPKGYWKLKEIDNRFNLFSGNEVVLDLGSSAGGFLLYASERAKWVYGIEYSREFEEQLRTIEKSKNNVKVFIADAFTFNASVLPEFDLILNDLTLPFSSSMIALKNFLHNLKSTGYVLFVHKEGDGERADFQNLKVVDSFSSKNRRETYYLLRR; the protein is encoded by the coding sequence ATGAGGCTTGATGTACTGCTCGTAAAGAAGGGCTACTTCAGTACCAGAAGTAAGGCGAAGGAGGCGATTAGGAGGGGATTCGTTAAAGTCGATGGAAGGGTCGTGACCAAACCCTCAACGGATGCTGATCTCAATGCCAAAATCGAAGTTCTCGTTGATGAGAAACCAAAGGGTTACTGGAAGCTGAAGGAAATAGATAACCGTTTCAATCTTTTTTCCGGTAATGAGGTTGTTCTCGATCTCGGAAGCTCTGCAGGAGGATTCCTGCTCTATGCCAGCGAAAGGGCGAAGTGGGTGTACGGAATAGAGTACAGCAGAGAGTTTGAAGAGCAACTGAGGACCATAGAGAAGAGCAAGAACAACGTAAAGGTCTTTATTGCGGACGCATTTACCTTCAACGCTTCAGTTCTCCCTGAATTTGATCTGATCCTGAACGATCTGACCCTACCATTTTCCTCCTCAATGATTGCCCTCAAAAATTTTTTGCACAATCTGAAATCTACTGGTTATGTGTTATTTGTGCACAAGGAGGGAGATGGTGAGCGGGCAGATTTCCAGAATTTAAAAGTTGTTGACTCCTTTTCTTCAAAAAACAGGAGAGAAACGTATTATCTTCTTCGCAGATAG
- the sucD gene encoding succinate--CoA ligase subunit alpha: MAIIVNENTRAIVQGITGYQGKFHAERMMKYGTKIVAGVTPGKGGSEVLGVKVYDSVREAVENTGANASVIFVPAAFAADAVMEAADSGIEVIVCITEGIPVHDELKMYWRVKEAGSVLIGPNCPGIISPGKSHLGIMPTQIFKPGSVGIVSRSGTLTYQIAYNLSKLGIGQSTVVGIGGDRIIGTDFVEILSMFEEDAETEAVVLVGEIGGRDEEVAAEFIREEMSKPVVGYIAGLTAPPGKRMGHAGAIIEGGVGTAESKIRALEKAGVEVGKTPMEVAELVAKLFRK, translated from the coding sequence ATGGCAATAATTGTGAATGAGAATACAAGAGCGATCGTTCAGGGTATAACGGGATACCAGGGCAAATTTCACGCTGAGAGAATGATGAAGTACGGTACCAAGATAGTTGCTGGGGTTACTCCCGGGAAAGGAGGGAGTGAAGTTCTTGGTGTAAAGGTTTACGATAGCGTAAGGGAAGCTGTAGAGAACACCGGTGCCAATGCGTCCGTGATATTCGTTCCTGCAGCATTTGCTGCAGACGCCGTAATGGAGGCTGCGGATTCAGGTATTGAGGTTATAGTATGCATAACCGAAGGAATTCCGGTTCACGATGAGCTCAAAATGTACTGGAGGGTTAAGGAGGCAGGGTCTGTGCTGATAGGCCCCAACTGCCCCGGGATAATCAGCCCCGGAAAGTCACATTTGGGGATAATGCCAACCCAGATTTTCAAACCCGGTAGTGTGGGCATCGTTTCCAGAAGCGGAACCCTGACGTACCAGATAGCCTATAACCTGAGCAAGCTGGGCATCGGCCAGTCCACCGTTGTGGGGATAGGGGGTGACAGGATAATAGGTACTGACTTTGTTGAAATCCTGAGCATGTTCGAGGAAGATGCCGAAACAGAGGCGGTCGTGCTGGTTGGAGAGATCGGGGGTAGGGATGAAGAGGTGGCTGCAGAGTTCATAAGGGAAGAGATGTCCAAGCCGGTGGTCGGTTACATTGCGGGCCTCACTGCTCCACCGGGCAAGAGAATGGGGCACGCCGGAGCTATAATCGAGGGAGGAGTTGGAACTGCAGAGTCAAAAATAAGGGCTCTGGAAAAAGCAGGCGTTGAAGTAGGCAAAACCCCAATGGAGGTAGCTGAGCTGGTTGCAAAGCTGTTTAGGAAATGA